The genomic DNA TGGCAACTTATCTCCAGTATGATTTAGTATCCCATCTCTAACTTCCATGCTCAAATTTAAACCACCTGAGCCTTTATGCTTTTCTATATAATCAACTATAAACAAGCTATATTCATTATGCTTAAACCCTTCTGGATTCAACTTATCAAGAACAAGTTCTCCACAATGTCCAAAAGGAGTATGACCTAAATCGTGCCCTAGCGCAATAGCTTCTATCAAATCTTCATTTAAACGCAATGCTCTACCTATAGTTCTAGCAATTTGAGAAACCTCTAAAGTATGAGTCAATCTTGTTCTATAGTGATCACCTGCTGGCGCTAAAAATACTTGTGTTTTGTGCTTCAATCTTCGAAATGCCTTCGAATGAAGTATTCGATCTCTATCCCTTTGATATATAGTTCTAAGTTCACATTGCTCCTCTTCAACAAATCTCCCAGATGAGTCAGCACTGTGCATTGCAAATTCACTCAAATTTTCACTTTCCCATTGTTCTCGCATTAGTCGATCGTTCATAGCATTCCTCCAAATTAAGACTTTCTCTATTGATACCCTTTATAAGGATTTCAAACCGAGCTCATAATCAAATAAAGAGTGCAAAGGCCTACTTTGCACTCTTGTAAACAAAATAATCTTCAAATTTTCTTAAACTACACTTATTTTTCTATGATGATTCAATATAACTTCTGCTGTCTCTTCAATTGCATTATTCGAAACATTAATCACTTTGCAACCTAATTTTTCAAATACACCATTGGCATGATCAATTTCTTCATAAATTCTATCTAGGTTTGCATAAGCAGCATTTTCATCTAAACCAAGTGCTTTAAGTCTCTCTATTCTGATTTCGTTAAGCTTTACAGGATTTGCAGTAAGCCCAACTATATGTCTTGGATCTATTTCAAAAAGCTCTTTTGGAAGACTCGCCTCTGGCACCAACGGTACATTGGCAACTTTCAGCGCCTTGTGAGCTAGGTACATACTAAGCGGTGTCTTTGAAGTTCTAGAAATTCCAATTAGAACCACATCGGCATCTAATATTCCTCTGTAATCCTTACCGTCATCATATTTCACTGCAAATTCAACAGCTTCTATTCTGCTAAAATAAGATTTATCCATCTTTTTTGATGCTATCAATATATTCTTGGACTTTTGTCCGAGCTTATCTTCAAAAGTGTCCAACAATGTACCATAAACATCGATGACTGTAATCTCACGTTCTCTAGCTTTTTTCATCAAATAATTCTTAATTCTCGGTAAAAATATAGTAACCAAAATCATACTTTGTTGTGGTTTATCTATTTTTTCAATCAAATCATCAATCTGATCCTTTTCCGTAATATAAGGAAATCTTTTTAATGAAAAATTCGTCATATCAAATTGATTTGTAATAGCCCTAGCTAAACTCTCTCCAGTCTCAACAATATAATCAGATACGACATATAGCTCACATATTTCCATTTAAACCACAACCTTAAAATTCTATTTTTTTGTCAATATACGCTTCTAATTCATCAATTTTAATTCTAACTTGCTCCATAGTATCACGATCTCTGACTGTAACACTAGCGTCTTCTAATGAATCATAGTCAAATGTAATACAAAGTGGCGTACCAATCTCATCTTGTCTTCTATATCTTTTACCAATACTACCAGTAACATCGTAATCTATCATAAATCTCTTAGCCAATTTCTCAAAAACTACCTCAGCATCATCTGAAAGTTTTTTAGTAAGTGGAAGTACTGCAGCTTTAAATGGTGCTAATGCTGGATGGAACTTCATAACAGAACGTGATGAACCATCTTCTAACTCCTCTTCTTTGTAAGCATCAACTAAGAACGCAAGCGTAACACGATCTGCTCCAAGCGATGGCTCTATAACATATGGTACATACTTTTCATTTTTCACCTGATCATGGTATCTCAAATCCTGACCTGAAACTTCCATATGACGTGATAAGTCAAAATCAGTACGATCTGCTATACCCCAAAGTTCTCCCCAGCCAAATGGGAATAAGTACTCGAAATCTGTAGTAGCATTACTGTAATGAGAAAGCTCTTCTTTGTCGTGATCTCTAAGTCTTAATTTTTCTTCTTCAATACCAAGATTTAATAACCAATCGCGGCAGAAATCTTTCCAATATGCAAACCACTTAAGATCTTCACCTGGCTCGCAGAAAAACTCAAGCTCCATTTGCTCAAATTCACGAGTTCTAAATGTAAAGTTACCAGGAGTAATTTCATTTCTAAAAGATTTACCAATTTGAGCTATACCAAATGGAATTTTCTTTCTAGATGATCTAGTAACACTCTTGAAGTTTGTAAATATACCTTGAGCAGTCTCTGGTCTAAGATAAATCTCTGATTTTGAATCCTCAGTTACACCTTGGAATGTTTTAAACATAAGATTAAATTGTCTGATATTTGTAAACTCATGCTCTCCACATTTAGGACACTTAATTCCATTTTCAGAAATATATTCTTCCATTTTTTCATTTGACCAGCCATCAACTACTTCTTCATGACCTTTTTTCTTCATGAAATCTTCAATTAAATTATCTGCTCTCCATCTTGCCTTACATTTTTTACAGTCCATAAGAGGATCACTAAATCCACCTAAATGTCCTGACGCTACCCAAGTTTGTGGATTCATAAGAATAGCAGCATCTAAACCTACATTGTACTTGCTCTCCTGTACGAATTTTTTCCACCATGCTTTTTTTACATTATTTTTAAGCTCTACACCTAATGGACCATAGTCCCATGTATTTGCCAATCCACCATAGATTTCAGATCCTGGGAATACAAAACCTCTAGATTTTGATAGTGATACTATTTTTTCCATTGTCACTTTATTTGCCATGTTGAAATCCTCCTTTATCGTCATATGCTAATAAAGCATATTTTCTATTTCTTTAATAAATGCCATAGATTTTAACTCACTAATCTCAGTGTGATAATATATATAATCAAGCAAAATTATTGTGATTTTTTCTACCATCTCTTTATTATAATAAATTTTCGCGATTTCTTCAAATCTTATATAGGTAATCTTCATCAAAAAAGCTGCAATTTCTTCACCAATCGAGTCATAAGTCATGTCTTTACGCTCATTAGCAAGGCTCCCTTGAGCAATACTAAAAAAACACGGCGTTAGCTTAGAATCATACTCTTGATGATTTATTCTATAACCCAATATAGAAATCAACTTTACTGTAAAAGAAAGTGTAAGTATTTTTTTCAACAAATCATCATCCAGCTCAATCAATGTGCGAAGATATTTATCAAACATATCGTAAATCCTATGATGTTCATCTTCTTCCAACAATAATTTTGACAATAACTCTGCACAAAGCATAGCATAAGAATAACCAATCAAATCTTCCCTAATCTTATAGTGGCTATCCAAGAGATCACAACCATTTATTGAATAATACTTTTTCCCCCGATAAAGCTGAAATTGTCCCCTAACTAACAATTGAGAGCAAGACAAATATTTACTCTTATTTCGTCTTGCTCCTCTTGCCATAACGGCTAAATTTCCTCTATCTTTTGTAAATATGGTCAATATCAGATCATCGTCTCTATAATTTACTTTTTTTAAAACGATTCCCTCTATGTCCAAAATCATTTTACTTATAACCCATGCGCTTAACTAAGTGTTCTTTTTCTCTCCAGTTCTTATTTACCTTAACCCAGAGCTGTAAATTTACCTTACTTCCCATGAATTTTTCGATTTCTTCTCTAGCGCTCTTACCTATACCTTTTAGCTTTCGACCGCCTTTTCCTATAATTATTCCCTTATGAGATTCCTTCTCACAGTGAATAGTAGCATGTATATCAATAATTTCTTGATTAGCTCTTTGAGAAAATTTCTCTACGCTTACCGCAATTCCATGTGGAACCTCTTGATCTAAATAGTGAAGTCCTTTTTCTCTAATAATCTCAGAAACGATAACACGCTCAGTTTGATCCGTTATCATGTCATCAGGGTAATACATCGGACCTTCCTCTAAAACATTGTATAGGGCCGTCATTACACCATTTGTATTGGCTCCCTCTTTCGCTGAAATAGGAACTATAGCGTCAAACAATTCCATATCATCAAATTTATCTATCAAACGCTCCAAAAGCGCCTCACTTAACAAATCTATCTTATTTAAAACCAATATTTTAGGAACTTTTAACCCCTTCATCTTTTCTAATATGAATTGATCCCATTTCCCCATTTCTTTACTATTGTCAACCACCCAAACTACTGCATCAATATCCTTAAGCGCTTCAAACGTCTGCACTTCCATATATTTTCCTAAATCATTCTTAGCCTTCTGAATACCCGGAGTATCCAAGAACACCACTTGCATTTTGTCATTTGTAAAAATACATTTAATTTGATTTCTAGTAGTTTGTGGCTTATCAGAAATTATACTGATTTTCTCTCCGATAATTTGATTTAATAAAGTTGATTTTCCAACATTTGGTCTGCCTATAATTGACACAAAACCTGATCTAAATTCCATAAATTTTAAAACTCCTTTTTCTTAGCACCTAAATCCTCTGGCCCAAAGCCAAATGGGAATAGATCCTCTAATGTATATTCCTTATAATCATCTACATCATTTGCAATGATTATTCTAAGTTCTTTTGAAAACTCTCGCATAACTTGTCTGCACACTCCACAAGGATAGGTATAACCATCCACATCACTTGTTATTACAATCATTTCAAATTCTTTTACACCTTCTGAAATTGCTTTAAAATAAGCAGTACGCTCTGCACAATTCGTCGGTGTATAAGATGCTGATTCAATATTACACCCCGTATAAACCTTCCCATTTTTAGCCAACAATGCTGCCCCAACCCTAAACTTAGAATATGGAACATAGGCAAAATTCTTAGCTTCAATAGCCTTTTCAATCAACGTCTTAATCTCCAATGTCTTGCCTCCTATTCTATCTTCATCTTAGTACTTAATTTAATAACTTGAATCCAAGTTTTACCAGGATTCAAAGATATTACATTTCCATCAGAATCTTTGTAGATAGTCTTCGCTCTACGATCTGACTTCTCCCAAGTTACAGCGATAGCCTTACCATTAGTGACATAGTAGCCCTTACCCGTACCAACAAACTTCACAGAATATCTTCCATAACTATCTATAGTATTTGTATCAGCTCTTTGAATTAATATATTCTTAGCTGTAATTGGCTCTTGATTATTCTCATCTACATGAAGCTTACCATCTTTGTAGCGCTTGTAGACCTTATTTTCCGCATCATACTTGTATTCAGTGATATTTTCCCTTTGATAGTCAATCCATACAAAATTAGCAACATCACCGCTTGCCATATCCGTATCTTCTAAATTAAACTTAAAAGTATCGTACTTTGGTTCTTGTCTATACTTATGCTGTTTTTGAGCACTTCTAATTTTATCTATATCAGTATACAGAGTATGCTCTCCTTTTTTACCAGTTTTATAATATCTATAAAAAGCTCCACCAGAATTTCTAATTTCATCAATATCAGCAACTCCAAGAGCCTTAATATCCGCAAAAGCCTGCTCGCTACCACCACAATGAGTATAAACAGCATCATATTCCAATGCCTTTGTTATAAAATACGGTCTTGCACTTCTAACTGGTCCTATTCTAACTGGTTTATTTTCCAAAAATATAGCCATATACCTAGTAATAGTTCCCTCTGCTAAAAACTCATATACTATATCCGCTTCACCAACACCAGCTTGCCATCTAGCTGCTCTGTGATTATCTAACATAACTGCTATAGGTCTTTTTTCAAGAATACTAGCATCCTTAACAAATTGACCTGTAAGAGGTGACAAATACGATACTTCTGCCTCACCTTGCTCACCTTCTGTACCTTGATTAGAAACATCTTCTTGATCTTTTTCATCGGGCTTAACTTCCGTAGACTCAGAACTACTTTCTTCTTTTCCATCTACAGTTATAGGATTTTCTTGACCTGCTTCAGTGCTTATACTGTGATCTTTCTCAACTTCAGCTTTTTCTCCGCCACAAGCTGATAACAAACTCGCTGCTACTAATATTGTCAATAAAATCTTTCGTTTATTCATATCCTCGCTCCCAATCTATTCTTCGATTTCTTCTTCGAATTTTTCTAATATCTCAACAAAAACCTCTTTAACTCTTCGCTTCATTACCTTCTTTACTATGAAAATAAGCCCTTCATGCTCAACTTTATCCCCATTTTTAGGAACCCTATCAAGCGTATTGAATATATATCCGCCTACAGAATCATAGTCTTCTTTATCTTCATCACTAAATTTCACATCAAAGGCATCTTCAACCTCTTCTAAATCCATATCTCCAGTAATAATATACTTGTTGTCGGCAATTTGCTCTATCTTCTTTTCTTCAGAATCATATTCATCAAATATTTCTCCTACGATTTCTTCCAAAATGTCCTCTATGGTAACCAAACCTTCTGTACCACCATATTCATCAAGTACTATGGCCATATGCACCTTTTTTAACTGTAATTCTTTAAGAAGCTTGCTTAGTTTCTTGCCTTCTGGTATATAATATGCCTCTCTCAAGAGTTCATTGAGCTTTGCAGTCTTTAAATCACGCTTAGCGTCAGCTGCTATCTTTAATAAATCCTTTGCATAAACTATACCTATGATATTGTCTATACTCTCTCTGTAAACAGGTATTCTAGAATGTCCCTTCTCCATAACCAAAGCAATGACTTCCTCTACAGAAGTATCATCTTCTATCGCTACCATATCAATTCGCGGAATCATAATATCAGACACTTCAGCCTCATCGATTTCGAACACACCCTCAATCATCTCACGCTCTTGATGTTTCACTACGCCCTCTTCTTCGCCAACATCTACTAATGACATTATTTCCTCTTCAGTAACCACAGCTGTAACTCCACGCATTTCTCCTCCAGCAATTCTGATAACTAGGTTTGAAATAGTTGTAAACAACCATAAAAGTGGCTTGAATATAACCTGTAAAAACTGCAGAATTCCTGAAGTCTTTAGTGCAACTTTCTCTGCATTTTGTGCAGCATAGGACTTCGGTGAAATCTCTCCAAATATGAGAATCAACGTAGTCATTATAAAAGTCGCCAAAAGAACACCCTGCCCTCCACCAACTAGTCTTCCAACTAATTGAGTCGTAATAGCAGTAGCCGCAATATTTACAATATTATTTCCAAGCAAAATAGTAATCAAAAAATCATTCAATTTGTTTTTCAAAATGTCCATCAAGCGCTCGATATCTTTTTTGCTCTCACTTTCCTCTAATTGCCTTATCTTAGCAATATTCATCGCCATCAAAGCAGTCTCAGAACTAGAAAAAAACGCCGAGCACAAAAGTAATACAATCAAAATCACCAAATTCAAATACAAGTCAGCATCCGCCAAAATTAATCCCTCCTGAAGCATAATTATGTGATCTAGTTAGTTTTTAAACACTTCTATCTCTTTCATTATCTCTTTTTCTTTACCTCGCATTATAACCTTTTCTTCTTCAATCATGTGATCATAGCCCAAAAGATGAAGTATACTATGTGCTGTCAAATAAAGCATCTCCCTCTCGAAACTATGTCCAAAATCAGCAGATTGTTCTAAAGCTCTCTCACACGATATAACTATATCTCCTAGTATTACCTCTTCTTCCATCCCAAACTCATCTTCTCCCATAGGAAAAGAAAGTACATCCGTTGGCATATCCTTGCCTCTAAAATCAGAATTCAAATTCTGTATTTCATTATTGTCAACAAATGATACACTCACCTCTGATTCCAATGTTTGATTTTCCATAACCAATGCTATCTTTATTACTTCTATCATAGAATCCATCAATTCTTGACTAATCTCTAATTTATCTTGTCTATCATCGAAATAAACGTTCACTGTCCTACCTCCTATTGTTATGTTTTTTTTCATGTTTATTCTGATTCTTTTCACTAATTTCATAAGCCTCTATCACTCGCTGAACCAAAGGATGTCTTACAACATCTACTTTAGAAAAATGACTTATCTCTATACCTTTTATACCCTCTAATATCCTAAGAGCATCAATTAAACCTGACTTTTTGCCCCTCGGAAGGTCTACCTGAGTAATATCTCCAGTAATTATTGCTCTAGACCCATATCCAAGTCTAGTCAAAAACATCTTCATTTGCTCCTTAGTGGTGTTTTGGGCCTCATCTAATATAACATAAGCTGCATCTAGAGTTCGCCCTCTCATGTACGCTAGAGGAGCTATTTCTATAGCACCTTTTTCCTGAAATCCCATAAGAGCTTCTGGTCCTAGTATATCATAAAGCGCATCATTTATAGGCCTGAGATAAGGTCCTATCTTATCTTGCAAATCACCAGGTAAAAATCCAAGATTTTCGCCTGCTTCCACAGCTGGTCTCGTAATTATGATTTTATTAACCTCTCCCTTTTTAAATGCACTGATAGCTTTTGCTACTGCCAAATAAGTCTTTCCCGTACCCGCTGGACCTATACCAAATACTATATCATTTTTGTGCATACGGTCTATGTACTGCTTTTGCCCCATAGTTTTTGGCTTGATAGGCTTTCCTTTATAAGTAACACAAAGAATTTCATCTAATTGCTTCGTCAAATCTTTGTGACCATTTTCTCTCATCATCTGAATCTGATAATTCAAATCTTGCTTTGATAAATGCTTTTTCTGCTCTATTAGTACTACTAGATTTGAAATCAATTCCTCTACAGCTTCTACTCTCTTCTCGTCACCATTTAACTTCAATCCACTATCTGTTGGCATAAGCAAAACTTTTGTCTCTCGCTCTATCATCTTTTTAAACTGATCATGTCTGCCAAACAAAGCCTGGATTATTTGCTGGTGATTAACTTCAAAAACTAATTCTTTATTATAATCCACCACGAAGCCTCCCAAAATTTTTGTCTTTATATAATATACTCTAACAGCCTTTATTTCAATAATAAATATACGTCTTAAATATACCATATATAGCTAAATTAATCCAGTTTTTAGAGTCAAAAAAAACCTGGATATAAATATCCAGGATTAATTTAAATGCTTTTTAACCATTTGATTTACAATAGTACCATCGGCGCGTCCTTTCACCTTTGGCATAACAGCTCCCATTACCTTACCCATATCACGCATGCTCTCAGCTCCAGTAGCTTCAATAGCTTCTTTCACGATAGCTTCAACTTCCTCTTCAGAAAGTTGCTCTGGCATGTACGGTTCAAGTAATTTAATCTCAGACTCTGCTTGCTCAACCAAATCGTCACGATTCGCTTTTTTGAAGTCTTCTATGGAATCTTTCTTTTGCTTAATCTGCTTCGCAATAATATCGATAACATCAGCATCAGAAAGCTCTGTTCTAGTATCAACTTCCTTTTGCTTGACAGCGGCTCTAGCCATCATCAAGACATCTTTCTTCAACTTTTCTTTGTTGCGCATTGCAACCTTAAAGTCTTCCATCAACTGCTCTTTTAATGACATAACTTCTCACCTCGAGAATTATCTTCTTTTATTTTTTCTTCTTGCAGCCTCAGCTTTTAATTTCTTTTTAACACTAGGCTTTTCATAGCGTTGGTGTTTTCTAGCTTCTTTCAAAATACCTGCTTTAGCAATGTCTCTTCTAAATCTCTTTAGTGCGTTTTCCAAAGATTCGTTGTTACCTACTTTAACTTCTGCCATGTTCATAACCTCCCCTCTCATACCGCAGTAAAACTGCAGGAGAATTCGGACTTTGTTATTATACTATACTTTCACGCATAAATCAAGCCCTAACCTGCTGGCCAATTTAATTTTCTTCCACCTAATAAATGAAAGTGTAAATGCTTAACTTCTTGTCCACCAAGTTCACCACAATTAGCAACCAAACGATAGCCGTCAGATGCGATGTTTTCCTGTCTTGCAATCTTTTGAGCTGCTAGCACTAAATGTCCAGCAAGCTCTTTATCCTTATCTTCTAAGGCCTCAAGTGATTCGATATGAGCTTTAGGTATAATCAAAACATGCGTAGGTGCACTTGGATTAATATCTCTAAAAGCATAAACTAACTCGTCCTCATAGACTTTATCAGATGGAATATCACCTTTGATGATCTTGCAAAAAATACATTGATCCATGCTATTCACCTCCCATCTCACTATCTTTTATTATACCTCTTTTACAGTTAATTTAAAATCCCTATTAGCAAATTTCCTAAAACTTTTTCAAGTTTAACAGAAGCAATCGCACCTTCTTCGATTTCTCCCTCTATTCCAACCTTCAAATAATTTTTCGTATGCCCAACAACATGACCATTTTCATGTTGTTCAAAAAGTACATCATAGCTTTTTCCTAACTGAGACTTTTTAAATTCATTCGAAAGCATTTCAACCACATCTATTAAAATTTTACTTCTCTCATTTTTCACATTGCCATCTACTTGGTCTTTTCTCTCTGCTGCTACTGTACCACTTCTTGGAGAATATCTAAATACATGAACCTCTGCAAACCTTACAGTCTTTACAAACTCTGCAGTTGTCTTAAACTCTTCATCTGTTTCTCCAGGAAAACCAACTATAATATCAGTAGTAATAGCCGCATCTGGATAAAAACTCCTAATATCATCGACTGCATCTAAATACTCTTTTGTGTTGTACTTTCTATTCATTCTCTGGAGCACACTATCACAGCCACTTTGAAGTGATAAATGAAAATGCGGACAAAAACTATCTATAGACTTCATTCTTTCTAGAAAATCATGTGTAATATACGTAGGCTCTAATGAGCTGAGTCTAATTCTATCTACACCCTCTACATTAGCAACTTCTTCAATTACATCCACAAGTCTTTGCTCTCCTAAATCCTTACCATACGACCCCACATGAATTCCGGTAAGCACAACCTCCTTGTAACCATTTGAAACTAACCTTTTAACCTCTTTGACTATATTTTCCATTAATCTACTTCTAATCGGCCCTCTAGCATATGGAATTATACAATATGAACAAAAATTATTGCATCCCTCTTGAATTTTTATATATGCTCTAGTCATACCATCCGTTTCCGAAATCTCCGACTCATCAAATACTCTGTTTTTCATGATATCAGATACAACAGCGATTTTGTGTTGCTCCCTTGCAAACTCCTCACAAAGCTCAACTATCTTGTATTTATCCTTTGTGCCTGCTATAACATCTATCTCTTCTATCTCTCGCACCTTATCCTCTGCTACCTGCACATAACAACCAACCGCCGCTACTATTGCATTTGGATTGTGTTTTTTCACTCTTCTAATAACCTGTCTAGATTTTCTATCACTCAAATTCGTTACCGTACAAGTATTTATGATGCAAACATCCGCAAACTCTTCTTCCGAAACAACTTCATACCCCTTTGCTTCAAACTTTTCTATCATAGATTCCGTTTCGTAGGAATTCACTTTACAACCTAACGTGAACGTAAATACCGTTTTTTTACGTCCATGCTTCTCGAAAAATTCTTTACT from Tissierellales bacterium includes the following:
- the cdd gene encoding cytidine deaminase; the encoded protein is MEIKTLIEKAIEAKNFAYVPYSKFRVGAALLAKNGKVYTGCNIESASYTPTNCAERTAYFKAISEGVKEFEMIVITSDVDGYTYPCGVCRQVMREFSKELRIIIANDVDDYKEYTLEDLFPFGFGPEDLGAKKKEF
- a CDS encoding hemolysin family protein gives rise to the protein MADADLYLNLVILIVLLLCSAFFSSSETALMAMNIAKIRQLEESESKKDIERLMDILKNKLNDFLITILLGNNIVNIAATAITTQLVGRLVGGGQGVLLATFIMTTLILIFGEISPKSYAAQNAEKVALKTSGILQFLQVIFKPLLWLFTTISNLVIRIAGGEMRGVTAVVTEEEIMSLVDVGEEEGVVKHQEREMIEGVFEIDEAEVSDIMIPRIDMVAIEDDTSVEEVIALVMEKGHSRIPVYRESIDNIIGIVYAKDLLKIAADAKRDLKTAKLNELLREAYYIPEGKKLSKLLKELQLKKVHMAIVLDEYGGTEGLVTIEDILEEIVGEIFDEYDSEEKKIEQIADNKYIITGDMDLEEVEDAFDVKFSDEDKEDYDSVGGYIFNTLDRVPKNGDKVEHEGLIFIVKKVMKRRVKEVFVEILEKFEEEIEE
- the ybeY gene encoding rRNA maturation RNase YbeY, which codes for MNVYFDDRQDKLEISQELMDSMIEVIKIALVMENQTLESEVSVSFVDNNEIQNLNSDFRGKDMPTDVLSFPMGEDEFGMEEEVILGDIVISCERALEQSADFGHSFEREMLYLTAHSILHLLGYDHMIEEEKVIMRGKEKEIMKEIEVFKN
- a CDS encoding DUF3048 domain-containing protein produces the protein MNKRKILLTILVAASLLSACGGEKAEVEKDHSISTEAGQENPITVDGKEESSSESTEVKPDEKDQEDVSNQGTEGEQGEAEVSYLSPLTGQFVKDASILEKRPIAVMLDNHRAARWQAGVGEADIVYEFLAEGTITRYMAIFLENKPVRIGPVRSARPYFITKALEYDAVYTHCGGSEQAFADIKALGVADIDEIRNSGGAFYRYYKTGKKGEHTLYTDIDKIRSAQKQHKYRQEPKYDTFKFNLEDTDMASGDVANFVWIDYQRENITEYKYDAENKVYKRYKDGKLHVDENNQEPITAKNILIQRADTNTIDSYGRYSVKFVGTGKGYYVTNGKAIAVTWEKSDRRAKTIYKDSDGNVISLNPGKTWIQVIKLSTKMKIE
- a CDS encoding GatB/YqeY domain-containing protein yields the protein MSLKEQLMEDFKVAMRNKEKLKKDVLMMARAAVKQKEVDTRTELSDADVIDIIAKQIKQKKDSIEDFKKANRDDLVEQAESEIKLLEPYMPEQLSEEEVEAIVKEAIEATGAESMRDMGKVMGAVMPKVKGRADGTIVNQMVKKHLN
- a CDS encoding PhoH family protein; its protein translation is MDYNKELVFEVNHQQIIQALFGRHDQFKKMIERETKVLLMPTDSGLKLNGDEKRVEAVEELISNLVVLIEQKKHLSKQDLNYQIQMMRENGHKDLTKQLDEILCVTYKGKPIKPKTMGQKQYIDRMHKNDIVFGIGPAGTGKTYLAVAKAISAFKKGEVNKIIITRPAVEAGENLGFLPGDLQDKIGPYLRPINDALYDILGPEALMGFQEKGAIEIAPLAYMRGRTLDAAYVILDEAQNTTKEQMKMFLTRLGYGSRAIITGDITQVDLPRGKKSGLIDALRILEGIKGIEISHFSKVDVVRHPLVQRVIEAYEISEKNQNKHEKKHNNRR
- the recO gene encoding DNA repair protein RecO, yielding MILDIEGIVLKKVNYRDDDLILTIFTKDRGNLAVMARGARRNKSKYLSCSQLLVRGQFQLYRGKKYYSINGCDLLDSHYKIREDLIGYSYAMLCAELLSKLLLEEDEHHRIYDMFDKYLRTLIELDDDLLKKILTLSFTVKLISILGYRINHQEYDSKLTPCFFSIAQGSLANERKDMTYDSIGEEIAAFLMKITYIRFEEIAKIYYNKEMVEKITIILLDYIYYHTEISELKSMAFIKEIENMLY
- the rpsU gene encoding 30S ribosomal protein S21 codes for the protein MAEVKVGNNESLENALKRFRRDIAKAGILKEARKHQRYEKPSVKKKLKAEAARRKNKRR
- a CDS encoding histidine triad nucleotide-binding protein translates to MDQCIFCKIIKGDIPSDKVYEDELVYAFRDINPSAPTHVLIIPKAHIESLEALEDKDKELAGHLVLAAQKIARQENIASDGYRLVANCGELGGQEVKHLHFHLLGGRKLNWPAG
- a CDS encoding deoxyguanosinetriphosphate triphosphohydrolase: MNDRLMREQWESENLSEFAMHSADSSGRFVEEEQCELRTIYQRDRDRILHSKAFRRLKHKTQVFLAPAGDHYRTRLTHTLEVSQIARTIGRALRLNEDLIEAIALGHDLGHTPFGHCGELVLDKLNPEGFKHNEYSLFIVDYIEKHKGSGGLNLSMEVRDGILNHTGDKLPMTLEGQVVKIADRIAYLNHDIDDSIRAGILSESDLPSECVEVLGKTHGDRIETMITDIVDHSEGKNIISRGEKIAKYSDLLRDFMFEAVYHNPEAKYEENKAKTLLKMLYYYYKDHPDKMVKEYRELNTSELNKVTYYIAGMTDRYALKKFKEYYLPSSWGID
- a CDS encoding glycine--tRNA ligase produces the protein MANKVTMEKIVSLSKSRGFVFPGSEIYGGLANTWDYGPLGVELKNNVKKAWWKKFVQESKYNVGLDAAILMNPQTWVASGHLGGFSDPLMDCKKCKARWRADNLIEDFMKKKGHEEVVDGWSNEKMEEYISENGIKCPKCGEHEFTNIRQFNLMFKTFQGVTEDSKSEIYLRPETAQGIFTNFKSVTRSSRKKIPFGIAQIGKSFRNEITPGNFTFRTREFEQMELEFFCEPGEDLKWFAYWKDFCRDWLLNLGIEEEKLRLRDHDKEELSHYSNATTDFEYLFPFGWGELWGIADRTDFDLSRHMEVSGQDLRYHDQVKNEKYVPYVIEPSLGADRVTLAFLVDAYKEEELEDGSSRSVMKFHPALAPFKAAVLPLTKKLSDDAEVVFEKLAKRFMIDYDVTGSIGKRYRRQDEIGTPLCITFDYDSLEDASVTVRDRDTMEQVRIKIDELEAYIDKKIEF
- the era gene encoding GTPase Era, translated to MEFRSGFVSIIGRPNVGKSTLLNQIIGEKISIISDKPQTTRNQIKCIFTNDKMQVVFLDTPGIQKAKNDLGKYMEVQTFEALKDIDAVVWVVDNSKEMGKWDQFILEKMKGLKVPKILVLNKIDLLSEALLERLIDKFDDMELFDAIVPISAKEGANTNGVMTALYNVLEEGPMYYPDDMITDQTERVIVSEIIREKGLHYLDQEVPHGIAVSVEKFSQRANQEIIDIHATIHCEKESHKGIIIGKGGRKLKGIGKSAREEIEKFMGSKVNLQLWVKVNKNWREKEHLVKRMGYK
- a CDS encoding kinase/pyrophosphorylase, which encodes MEICELYVVSDYIVETGESLARAITNQFDMTNFSLKRFPYITEKDQIDDLIEKIDKPQQSMILVTIFLPRIKNYLMKKAREREITVIDVYGTLLDTFEDKLGQKSKNILIASKKMDKSYFSRIEAVEFAVKYDDGKDYRGILDADVVLIGISRTSKTPLSMYLAHKALKVANVPLVPEASLPKELFEIDPRHIVGLTANPVKLNEIRIERLKALGLDENAAYANLDRIYEEIDHANGVFEKLGCKVINVSNNAIEETAEVILNHHRKISVV